From one Peptoniphilaceae bacterium AMB_02 genomic stretch:
- the thiM gene encoding hydroxyethylthiazole kinase, whose product MTDPNTNSQKKINSRHLIHCITHPIAIADMANIVLTMGCSPIMAEHPEEVAQITSGASALLLNLGNISDTRIESMKISISIARKRNIPILLDIVGVSASTFRLKLAYELLEDSPICLIKGNYSELISLASGKSTTKGVDTSHREIHSTIKSMLKVKNRANFILATGEKDILIHEDNAHIISGGDKKMSQITGTGCMLGAVLASSIANDKSLEATIHSLSTYLNAGEQAAKNSIGPGSFRVSLFDSLSFFYNNPKEVDIRCEKISI is encoded by the coding sequence ACGTCATCTGATTCACTGTATCACTCATCCAATCGCAATAGCCGATATGGCAAATATAGTATTAACTATGGGCTGTAGTCCTATAATGGCTGAACACCCGGAAGAAGTAGCACAGATTACATCAGGGGCATCTGCATTACTATTAAATCTAGGAAATATAAGCGATACCAGAATAGAATCCATGAAAATTTCAATTTCTATTGCAAGAAAAAGAAATATTCCGATACTGCTCGATATCGTCGGTGTTTCTGCAAGTACATTTAGACTTAAATTAGCATATGAACTGCTCGAGGATTCTCCAATATGTCTAATAAAGGGAAATTATAGTGAATTAATTTCCCTTGCTAGCGGAAAGTCTACAACAAAAGGCGTAGACACTTCACATAGGGAAATACACTCTACAATAAAATCCATGTTAAAGGTAAAAAATAGAGCAAATTTCATCCTTGCAACCGGTGAAAAAGATATATTAATACACGAAGATAATGCTCATATAATATCCGGCGGAGACAAAAAGATGTCACAGATTACCGGAACCGGCTGTATGTTAGGTGCAGTATTGGCGTCTTCTATTGCCAATGACAAGAGTTTGGAAGCAACCATACACTCCCTATCAACTTATTTGAACGCCGGTGAACAAGCCGCTAAAAACAGCATTGGTCCCGGTAGTTTTAGAGTGTCCTTATTTGATTCTTTGAGTTTTTTCTACAATAATCCAAAGGAGGTAGATATAAGATGCGAAAAGATTTCGATTTAA